From a region of the Thermodesulfovibrio thiophilus DSM 17215 genome:
- a CDS encoding OmpH family outer membrane protein, translating to MKIIVSVVCALIFVMSYVSLTHAEVKIGVVDLYKILNESEEGKKAVNDLQVMLEQKQKALSDKQNKIQSLKEELEKKRAVLSEDIRKSKEEEIERLSRDFQRTATDYQVELQKKQNEITQSMLKEIRQLINEFAQKEGYNLIIEKAEQIILYTTPEVEITDKIIAIFNQKTQQPKGKK from the coding sequence ATGAAAATCATTGTATCTGTCGTATGTGCTTTAATTTTTGTCATGTCTTATGTTTCACTTACTCATGCTGAGGTAAAAATAGGAGTTGTTGACTTGTACAAGATTTTAAATGAATCTGAAGAAGGCAAAAAAGCTGTAAATGATCTTCAAGTAATGCTGGAGCAAAAACAAAAAGCTCTTTCTGATAAGCAAAATAAAATCCAGTCCCTTAAAGAGGAGCTTGAGAAGAAACGAGCAGTTCTCAGCGAGGATATTAGAAAATCAAAAGAAGAAGAGATTGAACGTCTAAGCAGAGACTTTCAGAGAACAGCAACAGATTATCAGGTAGAACTTCAGAAAAAACAAAATGAAATTACTCAGAGCATGCTTAAAGAAATAAGACAGCTAATTAATGAATTTGCTCAGAAAGAGGGTTATAATCTAATCATTGAAAAAGCTGAACAGATAATTCTCTATACGACTCCAGAAGTTGAGATTACAGACAAAATTATCGCTATTTTTAATCAGAAAACTCAGCAACCGAAAGGTAAAAAATGA